ttgttgaagatgttgatgaagattggcctcccaaagatgagagggttgttggtgatgacgatggcttcgatttccccctcctggagggaagttccCTGGCGAAATCGCTCCGCcaaagggcaaaagtgctcctggcCAAGTTCCGTCTCGAGACAGAGGCGCTCCatcccaaaagtcctctcctatttttttctaggtcaaaataccttatataccagaagatgggcaccggaggtgggcctaggggcccactacccaccagggcgcgtctggagggggtggcgcgccctggtgcctttTGGGCGCCTGGGTGACCCCCTCTGGTAGTTCTTTTCTCCAATATTTATTACATAtttcaaaataattctccgtaaaatttcagctcatttggagatgtgcagaataggtatctttgacatagctttttcaggtccagaatttcagctgccggtattctccctctttgtataaaccttgcatattatgggggaaaaggcattataattactccaTAAAGTATTATAaagcataaaaacattataaataacagtaggaaaatatgatgcaaaatgggcgtatCAGTAAGCTCTAATTTTAATTCAGTCCAAACTTCTTTCCTCATATTATTTGTAACGACTCAAATTTTCGTTTGTATTTTCTCTCTCTCTTATTCAGCAAATTGGGCTTGGTTATTTTCCAAAATAAAATGGAAAAGGTGCACTCAGCTAATATTGCAGTGTCATTAATAGATATATCTTCTTTGTTACTGTTTATGATGCCAATGAGGTCATCTTGGTTGTAACATCTTCATTTCTCGTTGTTGTAACTTCTTAGTCATGCTTACTAATTTCAACTTTCTAGGATCCAATTAAAATTCCAATGACACagcaaaaacttgtttgtttaactggtttgctattGTAACTTGTTACTCTAATCATACTACTAACTTCAACTTCTCAGGATCCAggcgaaactccaatggcacaacaagTACCTTTTGAAAAACTTACTTGTTTAACCAATTTGCTAATGTAACTTGTTGTTCTAATCATGTCGCTAACTATAACTTTTCACGATCTAATCAAATTGCCAATGGCACAACGGGTTCCTTTTGAAAAACTAGTTTGTTAACTTTTTTGTAGCTTGATTCTCTAATCATGTTACAAACTTCAAATTCTCACGATCCAATCGAAACTCTTTTATATCTTGTTAGTTAAACTGGTTTGTTGTTGCAACTTTCTTTTATCATGTTTTACTAACTTCATTTTTCAATATCCAACTGGAACTCTAATGGCACAATAGGTTACCCCAAGATCAAATACGGAGGTCCGTTTGGACATGATCATCTAAGAGAAGTGGCACCAGTCCAATCCCGCGTCATGAACAGCCAAGTGTTGGTGTTCTAGAGACTGGACTATCGGCGAAAAGAGAGTGTATCGATGCGCTCCAAGATGAAGTTGACATCTTGAGGAAACAAAAAACATAGTAAAATGGAGTACTCACCAAAAAACCATAAATATTTGTAGGAATTCAGAATGAAGCAAGCTGAGACCACATTGTTAAGCATCTGCTGGACAAACCCAATGGAAATTCAATTTCTTAAATCGTAGGTGAAATGGTTGTTTCCATTGTTTAATGACCTATGTGTTCCTGTAATAGATGGAGACCATTCGTTTTCAAGATTATGTAAAAATTGATTAGACTTTATGAAATAATTCATTTTGTTAGCTAGGCCAGCATAAGATATACGCCAATCATCCTGAATGCAACATTGGGCAAAATGGGCCGAAAGAGCTAGTGCACAAACGGGCTGAAAGCACCACATACCGCTATTAGACCAAAATGCTCCATGGGTCACAAATGGGCCAAAAGAAAAAATAGCGGACCATATAAATGGGCCCAAAGAGAACAACAAGCCGTAAATTAGCAGAAAGATACCATTGGCCAAAATCAACCTAGACGAACAACGGATCGTAAATGGGGTGAAAGAGGCCAATGAGGCATTTTTTttgtcatggaagtgcacacttccatGATGGAAAAGTCGTTATTATCATGGAACACACTTACGACAACACAAGTATGACTATATTGATTATGTCATAAACCGTCACAAATGCACATGGATGATAGAAAATATGActtactatgacaaacacgtatcatcacagatgtgtcttttttatAGTTTTTGTACTCACCAACAATGGTCTTTTCATCTTCTTTTGGCTAGACACTTAGATCCTTTGTTTTTCTTTAACGGACACCTACGGGAGGGATCCCCACCTGAGTTTCACCTCATTCAaagaaaaaatgatccattttataAGGGAATCATGATCGAAAACCTGAACAGGTTGACCATGTTTATGAGGGAAAGTAGGCCGAAAAATCTTACAAGTAACAAGGGTTAAAAGGAGCCCAGAAAAAGGCACGACCTAGCTAGCAATATAAGGACCATCACCACAAGAGACATAAGTATATACTTTGTCAAACCCTAGCAAATGCATTCTCTCACCTTTGCCCTCACTCCCTTTCTGCAAATGTCTTAGTCTCACAATCTGGCATGATGGTTCGTTGTCGGTCCTTTGGAACCAACTTACCGCTATTGCCTTGAGAGAATTGGATGTCTCGTTTTCGTTGTTGTTGGTTTATGTCCCCAATGATGCCATTAATGAAAGGTTTCTCACCCACAAGGTTGTCTTCTCATCAAAAAATGCATACAGCTTACTCAcacatgaggatgaggatgaatcCAACACCGCGCTCATCCGAAACTCAAAGGTTCCAATCAAGATCCGGATCTTTGGTTGGCTTCTTTTCAAAGATAGTATTAACCCCAAGGCCAACCTCTTCCACAAGAACATCGCTCAAACAGTTCTTGCCTCAGGTGTCAATCTCCCTGGCAAGAAGTGCTACATATATTCATCCTCTGCCTGGATGCTGCTCTAATTTGGTAGGACCTGGGACTCCTTGCACCCTTCTCCATGGTGCTCTCCATTCTATGGAGAATTGGGGACTCTCGCAATGCCCTGGTCTTCTGCAAGGTAGTGCACTCTCCCATTGTAACTATTAGAAAACATCGTCTTTGACTTCACCCATAGTGTTTTTTTATTTAAGGATGCTACTCAAGAGGTGGTTGCCACCACAACATTACCTTGCCTCACGTTCTAGCACTCTATTGCAACACTTGATACCAAGTGGCTTAGTAATGCATTTTGGCTGGGAGCCTCTTTCCCGGTGATTGTTCAGAAAAGTTAACTCATATTTTGTTAGACAAATCATGATTAGAGTTAAAGCTTAAAATCAAGGGAGTCTTACATATTTGGATGAACTGAGCCACCTAGGTCCAATATGGTAATATATACGGATGTCCCCCTATCCGATGTGTCATGGCTTAATAGCGTCAGCTGGCTGGTCAAATGGCGTTGTGTGGCTTTTGGACTTAGATGACACATGCTACACTTCGAGGACATGGATGCCGATTTTCATAGTTCGAGGACCTATGTGGCATCCTTGAAAAAGTTTGAGGACCAACAAAGCACTTCACTCTTTACATTTCTGGGGTACTACTATTGCCTACCAGCATCCGAAGATCCGGTACATTAAATCGAAGATCTGGCACATTAGATCAAGTTGGAGCGACGGTTAATATTCATTTGTCCCTATCATAAAAGAGCTCTTTGAGTATAGCTTGTAAGTTGAGGGGCGCAAATGTTTGGTTCCTGGCTGTATATACACTAAGGAATTGGTTTTTTTTTACAAAAGAAGTCGAAAATTTTAGAAGTTTTTTGGAATAAAGTTGACTTTCTTTCGCACTAGTACGTAATTTTCTGGCAATAAAAACCGAGCGCTGACTTTAGAGCAAAAGAAAAGCAATAAATATTGCTATATACAAGACACTATTCACACTATTTTGAACAATCTTTTTTTCTTGCCCTGAAGTCGACTCTGGGTTTTTGTTGGCGGAAAATTATATGCTAGTGCAAAAGTTCATTTCAAAAATCTTATGAACTTTTTTTGTAATTATTTTTTTCCAATGTATTTCCCGCAAGTTGAGTTATTGGCTTTACTTCATGCAAAGATGACGACAGCCTAGAATCACTCCGGCACTATCCGAGCCATCTTCCCTGATGGAAGGGCTGTCAAGATGTTGTGCAAGCACGCTTGTAACACTTGCGACTAATTTGGTAGCAGGAAAATTTGTGAAGTTGTCCTTTGATAGCATACTGCTTGAGATCTTCATAATAATATGTTTTTATCCTCAAATCTATTTCTGTGTCATTTATGTAAATAAACAGTTTAAGAAAAGCTTTCTGCATTCAAGAATGAAGAGAAAATAGAAGAACTGATTTGCAACGGAAGACGCCAATGTTAACACAGAAATTGCACGCTAGTATTACTGTTGGGACACAATTATTAATAGTAATTTACATGCCAACTGAAAGCTGCCGATAGACACAATGAAACCAAAGACCAAACCGTGAACACTAAACAAAGAGCATAGAGATGAACATGCACATCTCACGACTAGCACACACGATTATTACCCGACGgaggttttctaaaaaaaattgcCTGTGCTTCTCAAGCACCAAATGTTAAAACGATGGATAAGAAGCGATCTACTCGTCCATCCTCATGACGCAGCGCAGGCCCTCCCCCTTGAGCATGAGGTCGAACGCCGTGTTGATCTGCGAGAAGGGCACGCTGTGGGTGATGAACTTCTCCACGTCCAGCTCCTTCCTCATGTACATCTCCACGACTTCCGGGAGGTCGGTCCGCGGCTTGTAGTTGCCGAAGAAGGTGCCCTTCAGGGTCCTCTCGTTGAGCAAGTTCATCGGGCTTGTCTTGAACACCGCCTCCTTGTGTGGGACGCCCACCAGCACCGCCACGCCCCACCCCTGCATCCAACACATTTCAACATTCAGTCTAAACTCTAAAAATAGAGTACAAATAATTATCATTGGAGTAGAGACTATAAATAGGTATATTGAGAGCTACGTACATCATGGACACATTCGAAGGCGGCGATCATGGCGTCGATGTGGCCAGTACACTCAACCGCACGGTCGACTCCGCCATTGGTCATCTCGACAAGCACCTGGAGAGCAACATTGCACATTGAGTTTTTGGCACAGGATTGTGCATGTCATGAAGAACGAACAAAGGTGAAAATATGTGTCGAGGGAGATGGACAGACCTCTTGCACTGGCTTGGTGTGGTCCTTTGGGTTCACAAAGTCAGTGCATCCAAATTTCTTAGCTGAAAAATAATGGACAGGATGTTCAGTGTTCCATCCAACAATATTTACCAAGATATCCTTGTTTTGCCTGAGGCAGATCGTACCTTGTTCGTATTTTGCAGGGTTCAAATCCACACCAATGATCCTTGCTGCCCCAGCCATCTTGGCCCCTTCCATGGCCTGATCATGTGAGAAGCACACAGTAATTAGTCACACAATTCTCTGCAGCCTGCAAAAATAtgtcgtactccctccgtccgaaaatacttgtcatcaaaatgtataaaaagagatgtatctagaactaaaatacatctagatacatttccttttatccgttttgatgacaagtatttccggactgAGAAAATAGAACAAAAACATCTTGGAACGTCACTCACAGCAAGGCCTACAGCTCCAAGACCGAATATGGCCACCGTGGAACCCTTTTTCGGTTTCGCGACATTGAGGGTAGCACCAAGTCCTGCAGAAAAATGACAATTCAGCAACTAATGGAAGCACCCTGAAACACCGTTTGGATACAATGGCATGAGGAGCCATCCCTTACCAGTTGAGATACCACAGCTGAGAACACAAACTTTGTCAAGGGGCGCCTCAGGGTTGATCTTGGCGAGGCAACCGACATGAATGACGGTGTACTCACTGAAGGTGGAGGTCCCGACAAAGTGGAAGATGGGTTTCCCGTTGATGGTGAAGCGTGACTGCCCATCCCCGATCATCACGCCACGATCCACGTTGATCCTAAGGAGGTCACAAAGGTTGCTCTCCTCTGACTTGCAGTGGGCACAGTCTTTGCACTCGCCGGTGAACACCGGGAGGACATGGTCGCCCGGCACTAGCTCCGTCACACCCTCTCCGACACTTTCAACAATGCTGCAACAAGAAGCAAGTTAGTAAACAGATTTAGCAGAAAAGATAAACTACGAAAAACAAACATAATACTCATCATTCAATGAAATGCAGAAAAGGTTCACTTTAATAAAATTGACAACTGCCAAGGAATCTTTGATTATAAAGATGGTAAAGATATAACGAGGAGGTCGGCAGCTGACAGGACATGGGAAAATTAACTAGTCCAAAACCATATGATTGTCCAATGCACTTTACAGTGTGAGCTTGTGTCATGGATGACGTTAAAACATGATTCTTCATATGTTTTATCCCATGGCAATAAAGTATGGACACTTGCTGTATGTAGGTATCAATCTAATACCACTGACAGATCAGTGTTCAGGATGACTATAACTAGAAGCCAGTGTGAATAAATAATGGTCGATGATGTGTCGTGATTCTTCATATGCTTTATCGCATGGCAATAAAATACGGACACTTGCTGTATATAGTTGTCAATCTAGTAGCACTGACAGATCAGGATTCAGTAGTATGACTAAAACTAGAAGCCAATATGAATAAACTATGATTCGGGATTCAAGATTCCTCCAAGCAACAAAGCTGAAACAGAATAAGACAAGAGACAGAGAGGATGCATACCCTCCAGCTTCATGGCCCAAGATCCTAGGGAAAACCGGAGTTTGCCCCTGCACAAACAAATCCAAGCAGAACATGGCAAGTGAATTATCTATCCATTGATCCATGTGTCTTCGTCCCGACTATGAGATGCAATTGTGTATTTGTGTGGATACCTTGGCTTCCCAGAAGTAGACGTCGGTGTGGCAGAGGGCGGTGTAGAGGATCTTGACGCGCACCTCCATGGCCTGCGGCGGcgccacctccacctcctcgATCGACAGCGGCTTCCCGGCCTCCCATGCCACCGCCGCTGCAATCAACCGTACAATTTAGATCTCCATCCTCAAACATCAATCAAATCAAAATCAGACGAAACTAGCTACTACTACTATTTCAGGAACAGACCTTTGCACTTGATCACCTTCCCGGCGGTCGCCATCGCTGTCCCTGTCGGTCGCTAGCTCCAAGAACTCGAAGAGAAAGAAGATGGATCTCTGTCGCTGTCTCTGCTTTGCAGTTCGTTGGTTGTAGATTTTGGTGAGGAACGAAGGCGAGGCGAGCCGTGTATATATAGTCCTGCCGCTGCAGGAATCGGCGAGTAATTAAGGGTATGCTTGGAGTGCAAGTAGGGAAAGAAGTTGCATTGTTTTTCTTGGACAAGGCGGCCGAAACAGGGGTGTCCGGCCTCCGTTCGCCTGCCTGCGCCGCTGCGCGCGACTCCGCTGGTTTCAAACCTCGGCCCCATGTGGTATATGGAATAATGGAAACCATGGTGGCGTGGCCAAGGGGCTACAGGTCAACGGCAGCCGAAACAGAGTAAAAAAACCCCGGAATCAATAACTCCCGAACGTCCGGATTTTAGCATCTCCTCCCGAACAATTTCGTTGCCGTCGCACGAATCTTGGCGGTCTGCGCTTGCCACGTCATCGCTGGGAGTCGTTCGGGAGGAAGGCAAAGTCACCCGAACCACTCCCTCGTTCTCCTCCTCCCATTCCTCCCACTCTCTTATCCACACTACACAACACCAGATGCCAGCGTTGGACAGGCAGGGGCGGTGGCGAAGGCCTCCGGCGGTCGGAGCAGGTCGCCGGGCGTGGGGATGGTGAGCGGCATGGCTAGGCTCCAGCGACCGCGGGCGTCTCCTCCACCGCATCCCCACCATGGATGGCCGGCCCCGAACTCCTTCGACGCCGCATCCCGTCCTTCGACGCCGCATCCCGTCCTTCGACGCCGCATCCCTGCCATGGACAGCCGGCCCCTCAAATCCTCCGACGCCGCATCCTTGCAGGTCATCCAACGTTGCATCCCCTGCCATGGACGGCCAGCCCCAAACTCCTCCGCCTGGGACTTCGGGTAGGCGGGATGGGCTCGAGGCCGCGGTTGTGGCCGGAGGAGATCCGGTGGTGCCTCGGTGGTAGCGGCAGCGAGGGCGTGGCACTGGCTATATGGGGCGCTCCATGCGGGATCCTTCCCGAGAGCGAGGGGCTGCTTAGGCTCTTCGGCTGGTCCCGCCGCTCATGGAGCCGCCCGCCTCCGAGTCCTTGGTGGCACACTCCCCCTGCATCACTTTCGGCAGCGGTGGGGACGGCGGGTCGCTGCCTGCTGACGGTGATGTGGCGTACCTCGATGACGGGCCGACGAGGACCCGAGCCGCCATGCCATTCAAGCCCTCTTCGGCTGCTCCGACCGCCTCGACCAAGCGGTCATGGtcgcggcggccgccgcccaggtgATCGCGCTTGTCGTCTACATCTAGCTCTTGAGTGTGGCCATCAACTCGCTCTCATGGTCATCAGCTATCTGAACCATCAAGCAGGTGTGCGCTCTGTCTTCACTAGTGAATAGTAGCCATCGATAGCCATCAACTCGCTTTCATGCGTTTAGCTGTAATCTGCCTGATTTGTCAACAAAACAGAGATGATGCTACAAAGATTTTTGTTCTGAGAAGAGGAGATGATCTAAAGATGCCATGTTTACATGTTTTTTCACACACCATTTAACAAATCATCTGaagttgccatggcaagtttgGAGCATTTTTTCACACGTCGTTTAACAAATCATCTaaagttgccatggcaagtttgGAGTATTTTTTTCAGACGTTGTTTAACAAATCATCTaaagttgccatggcaagtttgGAGTATTTTTTTCCACACGCCAACTAATAGATCATCTAAAGTTTACCATGGCAACTTTTACTATGTTAGCCATACGAACAACTTCAGATGTGTTGTGTTGCCATGGCAAGTTTACATGTTTTTCCCATCCACCATTTAAAACGATGATTTTCGACCATGGAAAATCAGCAATGTTCCCTATTTTATTACAACTTAAGTTGTTTTTCCATGGCAAT
This genomic window from Aegilops tauschii subsp. strangulata cultivar AL8/78 chromosome 4, Aet v6.0, whole genome shotgun sequence contains:
- the LOC109760747 gene encoding alcohol dehydrogenase 3; its protein translation is MATAGKVIKCKAAVAWEAGKPLSIEEVEVAPPQAMEVRVKILYTALCHTDVYFWEAKGQTPVFPRILGHEAGGIVESVGEGVTELVPGDHVLPVFTGECKDCAHCKSEESNLCDLLRINVDRGVMIGDGQSRFTINGKPIFHFVGTSTFSEYTVIHVGCLAKINPEAPLDKVCVLSCGISTGLGATLNVAKPKKGSTVAIFGLGAVGLAAMEGAKMAGAARIIGVDLNPAKYEQAKKFGCTDFVNPKDHTKPVQEVLVEMTNGGVDRAVECTGHIDAMIAAFECVHDGWGVAVLVGVPHKEAVFKTSPMNLLNERTLKGTFFGNYKPRTDLPEVVEMYMRKELDVEKFITHSVPFSQINTAFDLMLKGEGLRCVMRMDE